A genomic window from Gossypium hirsutum isolate 1008001.06 chromosome D10, Gossypium_hirsutum_v2.1, whole genome shotgun sequence includes:
- the LOC107937768 gene encoding lysine-specific demethylase JMJ25 isoform X11 has product MEGEGAIPDHLRCNRTDGRQWRCKRRVMEGKKLCELHHIQGRHRQNKQKVPESLKMQRKKRKKKVFEKNKLEIRAKLLKLARPVKRKRVIGGESEALDEAVRKMKLKRGDLPLELIRMVLKREAEKKKKKRKESECSDFDDDDDDDDDDDDDEKGDLMRELPNGLMAISSSSPHFDNAGSCSGSGSASGSGSVSGSCINVKVGETDNNAVAITRRRFRSKNIEPLPVGTLQKNGANLRRGRRIRCHWCRKGGAPNLIKCSSCKQQFFCLDCIKEHYFFKREEVQVACPVCRGTCSCRACSVSQRRDDECKEFLRDKIKVDKVLDFHYLICMLLPVFKQINQDQSVEIDVEAKIQGKKLCDIQVQPAESGGNKEYCCYCKTLILDFHRSCPKCSYSLCLSCCRDIFQGNLFGTIKEVNCKCPKRRKTCLPGICLSDRKSVRITRQTSDSRYSDSSVSLPSQKAPDGSVPISCPPSEFGGCGDGLLDLRCILPQSWFKELEVSAEEIVGSYELPEAFDTFSCCSLCPATDDEAKRVKQLQEASRRENSNDNFLFYPTILNIHGDNLEHFQKHWCKGHPVIFRNVLQTTALSWDPIFLFCSYLKNSVAKAENEEPSKATTCSDWFEVEIGIKQLFLGSLRGLAQSSMCDEKLKLKGWLSSPLFQEQFPDHYSEIIQSLPLREYMNPGSGILNIAARLPQEITKPDLGPSVSISYCSSEELAQANSVTNLCYGLCDMVNVLAHATDAPVCMKQLNKIRKLMKKKKFQDERELAKTHLDQKMANELKEKSKSNGENIKVGLNGMINKEMHSRNTVPKLSRSPSAVHDAHDKEDSSDSDSDSDSDCNSNSEAALHPCDTIHGSEALEDQEIFGKRTDLAKSCGAEWDVFRRQDVPKLMEYLRKHSNEFGHTCGFQKHVVHPILDQNFFLDTSHKRRLKEEYEIEPWTFEQHVGEAIIIPAGCPYQIRNVKSCVNVVLDFVSPENVTECIRLINEFRLLPDDHKAKAKKFEVEKMALYRISAAIKEIRELICSEFRSSAELSE; this is encoded by the exons ATGGAGGGGGAAGGTGCTATACCGGACCATCTCCGGTGCAATCGAACAGACGGGAGACAATGGCGGTGTAAGCGACGTGTAATGGAAGGGAAAAAGCTCTGTGAGCTTCACCATATCCAAGGCCGTCATCGACAGAATAAACAGAAAGTGCCGGAATCCTTGAAAATGCAAaggaaaaagaggaaaaagaaggTTTTTGAGAAGAATAAGCTTGAAATTAGGGCAAAGTTGCTGAAATTAGCGAGGCCGGTGAAGAGGAAGCGAGTGATCGGAGGGGAATCGGAGGCGTTAGATGAAGCTGTTCGTAAGATGAAACTGAAGAGAGGGGATTTGCCATTGGAGCTTATAAGGATGGTTTTGAAAAGAGAAgctgagaagaagaaaaagaaaaggaaagaaagtgAGTGtagtgattttgatgatgatgatgatgatgatgatgatgatgatgatgatgaaaagGGTGACTTGATGAGAGAATTGCCTAATGGGTTAATGGCTATTTCTTCGTCAAGTCCACATTTTGATAATGCAGGTTCATGCTCTGGTTCTGGTTCGGCTTCCGGTTCTGGttctgtttcaggttcttgtattaaTGTTAAAGTAGGAGAAACTGATAATAATGCTGTTGCCATTACCAGAAGGCGGTTTCGGTCTAAGAACATTGAGCCATTACCTGTTGGTACATTGCAG AAGAATGGAGCAAATTtgaggagagggagaagaataagGTGCCATTGGTGTCGAAAAGGCGGTGCTCCTAATTTGATCAAGTGTTCTAGTTGTAAACAGCAGTTCTTTTGCTTGGATTGCATAAAAGAACA CTATTTTTTTAAGCGAGAAGAAGTTCAGGTAGCTTGTCCGGTATGCCGTGGAACTTGCAGCTGCAGGGCCTGCTCAGTGAGTCAACGTAGAGACGATGAATGTAAG GAGTTTCTAAGGGACAAGATAAAAGTAGACAAGGTGTTAGATTTTCATTATTTGATCTGCATGCTCCTTCCTGTTTTTAAGCAAATAAACCAAGACCAGAGTGTTGAGATTGATGTGGAGGCCAAAATTCAAG GCaaaaaactctgtgatattcagGTCCAACCTGCTGAATCTGGTGGCAATAAGGAATACTGTTG TTACTGCAAGACTCTCATTCTGGATTTCCATAGAAGCTGCCCAAAGTGTTCATATAGCCTCTGCTTAAGTTGTTGTCGGGATATCTTTCAAGGGAATTTATTCGGAACTATCAAAGAAGTTAACTGCAAATGCCCAAAGAGAAGGAAAACTTGTTTGCCCGGTATTTGCCTTTCAGATAGGAAATCTGTAAGAATAACCAGGCAGACCTCTGACAGTAGGTATTCTGATTCTTCTGTATCATTGCCTAGTCAGAAAGCTCCTGATGGCAGTGTTCCTATCTCATGCCCACCTAGTGAGTTCGGTGGTTGTGGTGATGGCCTTCTTGATCTGAGATGTATTTTGCCGCAAAGTTGGTTCAAAGAGCTGGAAGTAAGTGCTGAAGAGATAGTTGGCAGCTATGAATTGCCGGAAGCATTTGATACTTTTTCATGCTGCTCCTTATGTCCTGCGACAGATGATGAAGCCAAAAGGGTGAAGCAGTTGCAAGAGGCTTCTAGGAGAGAGAATTCAAATGATAACTTCCTATTTTACCCCACTATATTGAACATTCATGGTGATAACCTGGAGCACTTCCAGAAGCATTGGTGTAAAGGCCATCCTGTAATATTTCGGAATGTTCTTCAGACTACTGCTTTAAGTTGGGATCCAATATTCTTGTTTTGCTCATATCTTAAGAATAGTGTTGCCAAAGCTGAGAACGAAGAGCCAAGTAAAGCTACAACTTGTTCAGACTGGTTCGAG GTTGAAATTGGTATTAAGCAGTTATTTTTGGGGTCATTAAGGGGGCTGGCACAATCTAGTATGTGTGATGAGAAGCTGAAACTGAAGGGCTGGCTTTCTTCTCCTTTATTTCAAGAACAATTCCCGGATCATTATTCTGAAATCATTCAATCTTTACCACTTCGAGAATATATGAATCCTGGAAGCGGCATTTTGAACATTGCTGCAAGGTTGCCACAAGAAATCACAAAGCCTGACCTAGGTCCATCTGTCTCTATCTCTTATTGCAGCAGTGAGGAACTTGCACAAGCCAATTCCGTGACAAATTTGTGTTATGGTTTATGTGATATG GTTAATGTTTTGGCACATGCTACAGATGCTCCTGTTTGCATGAAGcaacttaataaaataagaaagttaatgaaaaagaaaaaatttcaagACGAAAGGGAGCTTGCTAAGACTCACCTTGATCAAAAGATGGCTAATGAACTGAAAGAAAAATCTAAGTCAAATGGTGAAAACATAAAAGTAGGATTGAATGGTATGATCAataaagaaatgcattctcgtaaCACAGTTCCAAAACTTTCTCGATCACCTTCTGCGGTGCATGATGCACATGATAAGGAAGACAGCTCTGACTCTGACTCTGATTCTGATTCCGACTGTAATTCAAATTCTGAAGCTGCACTACATCCATGTGATACCATTCACGGCTCAGAAGCATTAGAAGATCAGGAAATCTTTGGGAAAAGAACAGATTTGGCTAAGTCTTGTGGTGCAGAATGGGATGTCTTCCGCAGACAGGATGTTCCAAAGCTTATGGAGTACCTTAGAAAGCATTCAAATGAGTTTGGTCATACATGTGGCTTTCAGAAACAT GTGGTTCATCCAATCCTCGATCAGAATTTCTTTCTTGATACAAGTCACAAAAGGAGGCTGAAGGAGGAGTATG AAATTGAGCCCTGGACATTTGAACAACATGTTGGAGAAGCCATAATAATTCCAGCTGGCTGTCCATACCAGATTAGAAACGTTAAG TCCTGTGTTAATGTGGTTTTGGACTTTGTTTCACCGGAAAATGTGACCGAGTGTATCCGGTTGATCAATGAATTTCGTCTGCTTCCAGACGATCATAAAGCCAAAGCAAAAAAGTTtgag GTTGAGAAGATGGCCCTGTATAGGATTAGTGCAGCAATAAAAGAAATCCGCGAGCTTATATGTTCAGA GTTTAGGTCCAGTGCTGAGCTCAGTGAGTAG
- the LOC107937768 gene encoding lysine-specific demethylase JMJ25 isoform X13: MEGEGAIPDHLRCNRTDGRQWRCKRRVMEGKKLCELHHIQGRHRQNKQKVPESLKMQRKKRKKKVFEKNKLEIRAKLLKLARPVKRKRVIGGESEALDEAVRKMKLKRGDLPLELIRMVLKREAEKKKKKRKESECSDFDDDDDDDDDDDDDEKGDLMRELPNGLMAISSSSPHFDNAGSCSGSGSASGSGSVSGSCINVKVGETDNNAVAITRRRFRSKNIEPLPVGTLQNGANLRRGRRIRCHWCRKGGAPNLIKCSSCKQQFFCLDCIKEHYFFKREEVQVACPVCRGTCSCRACSVSQRRDDECKEFLRDKIKVDKVLDFHYLICMLLPVFKQINQDQSVEIDVEAKIQGKKLCDIQVQPAESGGNKEYCCYCKTLILDFHRSCPKCSYSLCLSCCRDIFQGNLFGTIKEVNCKCPKRRKTCLPGICLSDRKSVRITRQTSDSRYSDSSVSLPSQKAPDGSVPISCPPSEFGGCGDGLLDLRCILPQSWFKELEVSAEEIVGSYELPEAFDTFSCCSLCPATDDEAKRVKQLQEASRRENSNDNFLFYPTILNIHGDNLEHFQKHWCKGHPVIFRNVLQTTALSWDPIFLFCSYLKNSVAKAENEEPSKATTCSDWFEVEIGIKQLFLGSLRGLAQSSMCDEKLKLKGWLSSPLFQEQFPDHYSEIIQSLPLREYMNPGSGILNIAARLPQEITKPDLGPSVSISYCSSEELAQANSVTNLCYGLCDMVNVLAHATDAPVCMKQLNKIRKLMKKKKFQDERELAKTHLDQKMANELKEKSKSNGENIKVGLNGMINKEMHSRNTVPKLSRSPSAVHDAHDKEDSSDSDSDSDSDCNSNSEAALHPCDTIHGSEALEDQEIFGKRTDLAKSCGAEWDVFRRQDVPKLMEYLRKHSNEFGHTCGFQKHVVHPILDQNFFLDTSHKRRLKEEYEIEPWTFEQHVGEAIIIPAGCPYQIRNVKSCVNVVLDFVSPENVTECIRLINEFRLLPDDHKAKAKKFEVEKMALYRISAAIKEIRELICSEFRSSAELSE; encoded by the exons ATGGAGGGGGAAGGTGCTATACCGGACCATCTCCGGTGCAATCGAACAGACGGGAGACAATGGCGGTGTAAGCGACGTGTAATGGAAGGGAAAAAGCTCTGTGAGCTTCACCATATCCAAGGCCGTCATCGACAGAATAAACAGAAAGTGCCGGAATCCTTGAAAATGCAAaggaaaaagaggaaaaagaaggTTTTTGAGAAGAATAAGCTTGAAATTAGGGCAAAGTTGCTGAAATTAGCGAGGCCGGTGAAGAGGAAGCGAGTGATCGGAGGGGAATCGGAGGCGTTAGATGAAGCTGTTCGTAAGATGAAACTGAAGAGAGGGGATTTGCCATTGGAGCTTATAAGGATGGTTTTGAAAAGAGAAgctgagaagaagaaaaagaaaaggaaagaaagtgAGTGtagtgattttgatgatgatgatgatgatgatgatgatgatgatgatgatgaaaagGGTGACTTGATGAGAGAATTGCCTAATGGGTTAATGGCTATTTCTTCGTCAAGTCCACATTTTGATAATGCAGGTTCATGCTCTGGTTCTGGTTCGGCTTCCGGTTCTGGttctgtttcaggttcttgtattaaTGTTAAAGTAGGAGAAACTGATAATAATGCTGTTGCCATTACCAGAAGGCGGTTTCGGTCTAAGAACATTGAGCCATTACCTGTTGGTACATTGCAG AATGGAGCAAATTtgaggagagggagaagaataagGTGCCATTGGTGTCGAAAAGGCGGTGCTCCTAATTTGATCAAGTGTTCTAGTTGTAAACAGCAGTTCTTTTGCTTGGATTGCATAAAAGAACA CTATTTTTTTAAGCGAGAAGAAGTTCAGGTAGCTTGTCCGGTATGCCGTGGAACTTGCAGCTGCAGGGCCTGCTCAGTGAGTCAACGTAGAGACGATGAATGTAAG GAGTTTCTAAGGGACAAGATAAAAGTAGACAAGGTGTTAGATTTTCATTATTTGATCTGCATGCTCCTTCCTGTTTTTAAGCAAATAAACCAAGACCAGAGTGTTGAGATTGATGTGGAGGCCAAAATTCAAG GCaaaaaactctgtgatattcagGTCCAACCTGCTGAATCTGGTGGCAATAAGGAATACTGTTG TTACTGCAAGACTCTCATTCTGGATTTCCATAGAAGCTGCCCAAAGTGTTCATATAGCCTCTGCTTAAGTTGTTGTCGGGATATCTTTCAAGGGAATTTATTCGGAACTATCAAAGAAGTTAACTGCAAATGCCCAAAGAGAAGGAAAACTTGTTTGCCCGGTATTTGCCTTTCAGATAGGAAATCTGTAAGAATAACCAGGCAGACCTCTGACAGTAGGTATTCTGATTCTTCTGTATCATTGCCTAGTCAGAAAGCTCCTGATGGCAGTGTTCCTATCTCATGCCCACCTAGTGAGTTCGGTGGTTGTGGTGATGGCCTTCTTGATCTGAGATGTATTTTGCCGCAAAGTTGGTTCAAAGAGCTGGAAGTAAGTGCTGAAGAGATAGTTGGCAGCTATGAATTGCCGGAAGCATTTGATACTTTTTCATGCTGCTCCTTATGTCCTGCGACAGATGATGAAGCCAAAAGGGTGAAGCAGTTGCAAGAGGCTTCTAGGAGAGAGAATTCAAATGATAACTTCCTATTTTACCCCACTATATTGAACATTCATGGTGATAACCTGGAGCACTTCCAGAAGCATTGGTGTAAAGGCCATCCTGTAATATTTCGGAATGTTCTTCAGACTACTGCTTTAAGTTGGGATCCAATATTCTTGTTTTGCTCATATCTTAAGAATAGTGTTGCCAAAGCTGAGAACGAAGAGCCAAGTAAAGCTACAACTTGTTCAGACTGGTTCGAG GTTGAAATTGGTATTAAGCAGTTATTTTTGGGGTCATTAAGGGGGCTGGCACAATCTAGTATGTGTGATGAGAAGCTGAAACTGAAGGGCTGGCTTTCTTCTCCTTTATTTCAAGAACAATTCCCGGATCATTATTCTGAAATCATTCAATCTTTACCACTTCGAGAATATATGAATCCTGGAAGCGGCATTTTGAACATTGCTGCAAGGTTGCCACAAGAAATCACAAAGCCTGACCTAGGTCCATCTGTCTCTATCTCTTATTGCAGCAGTGAGGAACTTGCACAAGCCAATTCCGTGACAAATTTGTGTTATGGTTTATGTGATATG GTTAATGTTTTGGCACATGCTACAGATGCTCCTGTTTGCATGAAGcaacttaataaaataagaaagttaatgaaaaagaaaaaatttcaagACGAAAGGGAGCTTGCTAAGACTCACCTTGATCAAAAGATGGCTAATGAACTGAAAGAAAAATCTAAGTCAAATGGTGAAAACATAAAAGTAGGATTGAATGGTATGATCAataaagaaatgcattctcgtaaCACAGTTCCAAAACTTTCTCGATCACCTTCTGCGGTGCATGATGCACATGATAAGGAAGACAGCTCTGACTCTGACTCTGATTCTGATTCCGACTGTAATTCAAATTCTGAAGCTGCACTACATCCATGTGATACCATTCACGGCTCAGAAGCATTAGAAGATCAGGAAATCTTTGGGAAAAGAACAGATTTGGCTAAGTCTTGTGGTGCAGAATGGGATGTCTTCCGCAGACAGGATGTTCCAAAGCTTATGGAGTACCTTAGAAAGCATTCAAATGAGTTTGGTCATACATGTGGCTTTCAGAAACAT GTGGTTCATCCAATCCTCGATCAGAATTTCTTTCTTGATACAAGTCACAAAAGGAGGCTGAAGGAGGAGTATG AAATTGAGCCCTGGACATTTGAACAACATGTTGGAGAAGCCATAATAATTCCAGCTGGCTGTCCATACCAGATTAGAAACGTTAAG TCCTGTGTTAATGTGGTTTTGGACTTTGTTTCACCGGAAAATGTGACCGAGTGTATCCGGTTGATCAATGAATTTCGTCTGCTTCCAGACGATCATAAAGCCAAAGCAAAAAAGTTtgag GTTGAGAAGATGGCCCTGTATAGGATTAGTGCAGCAATAAAAGAAATCCGCGAGCTTATATGTTCAGA GTTTAGGTCCAGTGCTGAGCTCAGTGAGTAG
- the LOC107937768 gene encoding lysine-specific demethylase JMJ25 isoform X7, which produces MEGEGAIPDHLRCNRTDGRQWRCKRRVMEGKKLCELHHIQGRHRQNKQKVPESLKMQRKKRKKKVFEKNKLEIRAKLLKLARPVKRKRVIGGESEALDEAVRKMKLKRGDLPLELIRMVLKREAEKKKKKRKESECSDFDDDDDDDDDDDDDEKGDLMRELPNGLMAISSSSPHFDNAGSCSGSGSASGSGSVSGSCINVKVGETDNNAVAITRRRFRSKNIEPLPVGTLQKNGANLRRGRRIRCHWCRKGGAPNLIKCSSCKQQFFCLDCIKEHYFFKREEVQVACPVCRGTCSCRACSVSQRRDDELFIFQEFLRDKIKVDKVLDFHYLICMLLPVFKQINQDQSVEIDVEAKIQGKKLCDIQVQPAESGGNKEYCCSYCKTLILDFHRSCPKCSYSLCLSCCRDIFQGNLFGTIKEVNCKCPKRRKTCLPGICLSDRKSVRITRQTSDSRYSDSSVSLPSQKAPDGSVPISCPPSEFGGCGDGLLDLRCILPQSWFKELEVSAEEIVGSYELPEAFDTFSCCSLCPATDDEAKRVKQLQEASRRENSNDNFLFYPTILNIHGDNLEHFQKHWCKGHPVIFRNVLQTTALSWDPIFLFCSYLKNSVAKAENEEPSKATTCSDWFEVEIGIKQLFLGSLRGLAQSSMCDEKLKLKGWLSSPLFQEQFPDHYSEIIQSLPLREYMNPGSGILNIAARLPQEITKPDLGPSVSISYCSSEELAQANSVTNLCYGLCDMVNVLAHATDAPVCMKQLNKIRKLMKKKKFQDERELAKTHLDQKMANELKEKSKSNGENIKVGLNGMINKEMHSRNTVPKLSRSPSAVHDAHDKEDSSDSDSDSDSDCNSNSEAALHPCDTIHGSEALEDQEIFGKRTDLAKSCGAEWDVFRRQDVPKLMEYLRKHSNEFGHTCGFQKHVVHPILDQNFFLDTSHKRRLKEEYEIEPWTFEQHVGEAIIIPAGCPYQIRNVKSCVNVVLDFVSPENVTECIRLINEFRLLPDDHKAKAKKFEVEKMALYRISAAIKEIRELICSEFRSSAELSE; this is translated from the exons ATGGAGGGGGAAGGTGCTATACCGGACCATCTCCGGTGCAATCGAACAGACGGGAGACAATGGCGGTGTAAGCGACGTGTAATGGAAGGGAAAAAGCTCTGTGAGCTTCACCATATCCAAGGCCGTCATCGACAGAATAAACAGAAAGTGCCGGAATCCTTGAAAATGCAAaggaaaaagaggaaaaagaaggTTTTTGAGAAGAATAAGCTTGAAATTAGGGCAAAGTTGCTGAAATTAGCGAGGCCGGTGAAGAGGAAGCGAGTGATCGGAGGGGAATCGGAGGCGTTAGATGAAGCTGTTCGTAAGATGAAACTGAAGAGAGGGGATTTGCCATTGGAGCTTATAAGGATGGTTTTGAAAAGAGAAgctgagaagaagaaaaagaaaaggaaagaaagtgAGTGtagtgattttgatgatgatgatgatgatgatgatgatgatgatgatgatgaaaagGGTGACTTGATGAGAGAATTGCCTAATGGGTTAATGGCTATTTCTTCGTCAAGTCCACATTTTGATAATGCAGGTTCATGCTCTGGTTCTGGTTCGGCTTCCGGTTCTGGttctgtttcaggttcttgtattaaTGTTAAAGTAGGAGAAACTGATAATAATGCTGTTGCCATTACCAGAAGGCGGTTTCGGTCTAAGAACATTGAGCCATTACCTGTTGGTACATTGCAG AAGAATGGAGCAAATTtgaggagagggagaagaataagGTGCCATTGGTGTCGAAAAGGCGGTGCTCCTAATTTGATCAAGTGTTCTAGTTGTAAACAGCAGTTCTTTTGCTTGGATTGCATAAAAGAACA CTATTTTTTTAAGCGAGAAGAAGTTCAGGTAGCTTGTCCGGTATGCCGTGGAACTTGCAGCTGCAGGGCCTGCTCAGTGAGTCAACGTAGAGACGATGAAT tatttatatttcaGGAGTTTCTAAGGGACAAGATAAAAGTAGACAAGGTGTTAGATTTTCATTATTTGATCTGCATGCTCCTTCCTGTTTTTAAGCAAATAAACCAAGACCAGAGTGTTGAGATTGATGTGGAGGCCAAAATTCAAG GCaaaaaactctgtgatattcagGTCCAACCTGCTGAATCTGGTGGCAATAAGGAATACTGTTG CAGTTACTGCAAGACTCTCATTCTGGATTTCCATAGAAGCTGCCCAAAGTGTTCATATAGCCTCTGCTTAAGTTGTTGTCGGGATATCTTTCAAGGGAATTTATTCGGAACTATCAAAGAAGTTAACTGCAAATGCCCAAAGAGAAGGAAAACTTGTTTGCCCGGTATTTGCCTTTCAGATAGGAAATCTGTAAGAATAACCAGGCAGACCTCTGACAGTAGGTATTCTGATTCTTCTGTATCATTGCCTAGTCAGAAAGCTCCTGATGGCAGTGTTCCTATCTCATGCCCACCTAGTGAGTTCGGTGGTTGTGGTGATGGCCTTCTTGATCTGAGATGTATTTTGCCGCAAAGTTGGTTCAAAGAGCTGGAAGTAAGTGCTGAAGAGATAGTTGGCAGCTATGAATTGCCGGAAGCATTTGATACTTTTTCATGCTGCTCCTTATGTCCTGCGACAGATGATGAAGCCAAAAGGGTGAAGCAGTTGCAAGAGGCTTCTAGGAGAGAGAATTCAAATGATAACTTCCTATTTTACCCCACTATATTGAACATTCATGGTGATAACCTGGAGCACTTCCAGAAGCATTGGTGTAAAGGCCATCCTGTAATATTTCGGAATGTTCTTCAGACTACTGCTTTAAGTTGGGATCCAATATTCTTGTTTTGCTCATATCTTAAGAATAGTGTTGCCAAAGCTGAGAACGAAGAGCCAAGTAAAGCTACAACTTGTTCAGACTGGTTCGAG GTTGAAATTGGTATTAAGCAGTTATTTTTGGGGTCATTAAGGGGGCTGGCACAATCTAGTATGTGTGATGAGAAGCTGAAACTGAAGGGCTGGCTTTCTTCTCCTTTATTTCAAGAACAATTCCCGGATCATTATTCTGAAATCATTCAATCTTTACCACTTCGAGAATATATGAATCCTGGAAGCGGCATTTTGAACATTGCTGCAAGGTTGCCACAAGAAATCACAAAGCCTGACCTAGGTCCATCTGTCTCTATCTCTTATTGCAGCAGTGAGGAACTTGCACAAGCCAATTCCGTGACAAATTTGTGTTATGGTTTATGTGATATG GTTAATGTTTTGGCACATGCTACAGATGCTCCTGTTTGCATGAAGcaacttaataaaataagaaagttaatgaaaaagaaaaaatttcaagACGAAAGGGAGCTTGCTAAGACTCACCTTGATCAAAAGATGGCTAATGAACTGAAAGAAAAATCTAAGTCAAATGGTGAAAACATAAAAGTAGGATTGAATGGTATGATCAataaagaaatgcattctcgtaaCACAGTTCCAAAACTTTCTCGATCACCTTCTGCGGTGCATGATGCACATGATAAGGAAGACAGCTCTGACTCTGACTCTGATTCTGATTCCGACTGTAATTCAAATTCTGAAGCTGCACTACATCCATGTGATACCATTCACGGCTCAGAAGCATTAGAAGATCAGGAAATCTTTGGGAAAAGAACAGATTTGGCTAAGTCTTGTGGTGCAGAATGGGATGTCTTCCGCAGACAGGATGTTCCAAAGCTTATGGAGTACCTTAGAAAGCATTCAAATGAGTTTGGTCATACATGTGGCTTTCAGAAACAT GTGGTTCATCCAATCCTCGATCAGAATTTCTTTCTTGATACAAGTCACAAAAGGAGGCTGAAGGAGGAGTATG AAATTGAGCCCTGGACATTTGAACAACATGTTGGAGAAGCCATAATAATTCCAGCTGGCTGTCCATACCAGATTAGAAACGTTAAG TCCTGTGTTAATGTGGTTTTGGACTTTGTTTCACCGGAAAATGTGACCGAGTGTATCCGGTTGATCAATGAATTTCGTCTGCTTCCAGACGATCATAAAGCCAAAGCAAAAAAGTTtgag GTTGAGAAGATGGCCCTGTATAGGATTAGTGCAGCAATAAAAGAAATCCGCGAGCTTATATGTTCAGA GTTTAGGTCCAGTGCTGAGCTCAGTGAGTAG